A genome region from Neptunomonas japonica JAMM 1380 includes the following:
- a CDS encoding alpha/beta fold hydrolase, whose translation MGCIRVGKGPVLVLVHGFLSGLSYWDKQIESLSTRFEVIAMDLPGYGGETQQTGLDTVAGFARTILEQLDKLGVKNFHLVGHSMGGMIAQEIALQAPERVNRLVLYGTGPMGELPGRFEPLKVSMEKVEKDGTKEAKHYTVASWFKQGDQDANFEPGMELAKDVSLQTYINGLNAMAGWSAVGRLDQIQSHTLVIWGDIDRSYIWQQPYALWQEIQNSSLAVMPLCSHNAHLENPQLFNQLLYDFLTHE comes from the coding sequence ATGGGATGCATTAGAGTCGGGAAGGGACCCGTGTTGGTCTTAGTTCACGGGTTCTTAAGCGGGCTTTCTTACTGGGATAAACAGATTGAAAGCTTAAGTACACGCTTTGAAGTGATCGCCATGGACCTGCCCGGTTATGGCGGAGAAACACAACAAACCGGGCTTGATACCGTCGCTGGTTTTGCCCGCACGATACTCGAACAGCTGGATAAGTTGGGCGTAAAAAACTTCCACCTAGTTGGGCATTCGATGGGCGGTATGATTGCTCAAGAAATAGCCCTTCAGGCGCCAGAAAGAGTTAATAGGTTGGTACTGTATGGAACCGGGCCTATGGGTGAGCTGCCTGGTCGTTTCGAGCCGCTAAAAGTCAGCATGGAAAAAGTGGAAAAGGATGGCACTAAAGAAGCCAAGCACTACACGGTCGCTAGCTGGTTTAAGCAAGGGGATCAAGACGCGAACTTTGAACCCGGAATGGAACTGGCCAAAGATGTGTCACTGCAAACCTATATTAATGGATTGAATGCGATGGCGGGCTGGAGTGCCGTTGGGCGACTAGATCAGATCCAATCCCACACCTTGGTGATATGGGGAGATATAGACCGCAGCTATATATGGCAGCAGCCTTACGCTCTGTGGCAGGAGATACAAAACTCGAGTCTGGCGGTAATGCCACTGTGTTCACACAATGCGCATTTGGAAAACCCACAGCTATTTAACCAACTGCTGTACGACTTCCTAACTCATGAATGA
- a CDS encoding TRAP transporter large permease yields MEWYTVGLGLLGLLILFISIGLPIPFALAAASVPFLLSIQSLSTSLITAELKLWGVWVDYILLAVPLFVLLGELIGRSSIGPNLYWFMHSKVPVRGSAAYGSIGACAGFGAVCGSSMVGSLTIGGVALPEMLKLGYGKRLSSGVLAAGGTLSVLIPPSLILLFYGIVTDQSIGDLFIAGVIPGIILVSFFIIIVAIWGWLRPSDVPERDNTNPIPWGLALCAVLPVIFIGLIITVSIYTGIATPTEAAGISCVATMIMAFTVGGLRWDGFLGAIRATMQTMGYLGLLLSAGVLFGFVMTYYRVPQQFTEIFSAMELSPYLVLAIIIVFYVILGMFLEPVSMTFITLPTMYPLVAASGFDLIWFGVIYTITMELAVLTPPVGLNLYVIQALARKEITIIDVIIGCLPFIGALIVLLGLMVMIPDIALWLPSIMD; encoded by the coding sequence ATGGAATGGTACACTGTTGGTCTAGGTTTACTGGGTCTGCTCATTCTATTTATCTCGATTGGTCTGCCAATCCCATTCGCGCTAGCAGCGGCTTCGGTGCCGTTTCTTCTCAGTATTCAGTCGCTCTCGACATCACTGATAACAGCAGAGTTAAAACTCTGGGGAGTATGGGTTGATTACATACTGCTGGCGGTCCCCCTCTTTGTACTCTTAGGAGAGCTCATTGGGCGGTCGTCGATTGGCCCCAACCTCTACTGGTTTATGCACAGTAAAGTTCCTGTGAGAGGCTCGGCTGCCTACGGGAGTATCGGTGCTTGTGCCGGTTTTGGTGCGGTCTGCGGTTCTAGCATGGTGGGATCACTCACCATTGGAGGCGTTGCTCTTCCTGAAATGTTGAAACTGGGTTATGGCAAGCGCTTATCCAGCGGTGTGTTAGCGGCCGGTGGTACGCTCAGCGTATTGATTCCACCCAGCCTGATTCTGCTGTTTTACGGTATCGTGACGGACCAATCCATTGGTGATCTATTTATTGCCGGTGTTATTCCGGGCATTATTTTAGTCTCGTTCTTTATCATTATCGTCGCTATCTGGGGCTGGTTACGCCCTAGCGATGTACCTGAACGTGATAACACCAATCCGATCCCTTGGGGATTGGCACTGTGCGCCGTGTTGCCGGTTATCTTTATCGGTCTGATTATCACAGTATCAATCTATACCGGTATAGCAACACCCACTGAAGCGGCGGGCATCTCCTGTGTCGCCACCATGATTATGGCCTTTACAGTTGGAGGCTTACGTTGGGATGGTTTTCTTGGGGCGATACGCGCCACCATGCAAACCATGGGCTATCTCGGTCTACTGCTATCGGCCGGTGTGTTGTTCGGTTTTGTGATGACTTACTACCGCGTGCCACAACAGTTCACTGAAATATTCAGTGCGATGGAGCTGTCTCCCTACCTAGTGTTGGCGATCATCATCGTGTTTTACGTCATCCTTGGCATGTTCCTTGAACCGGTCTCCATGACCTTCATTACTCTGCCAACGATGTACCCACTCGTGGCCGCATCCGGTTTCGATTTAATCTGGTTTGGCGTGATCTATACCATCACCATGGAGTTGGCGGTGCTCACCCCCCCCGTAGGGCTCAACTTGTATGTCATACAAGCCCTGGCCCGAAAGGAAATCACCATCATCGACGTCATTATTGGCTGTCTACCTTTCATTGGTGCACTGATCGTTTTATTGGGCTTAATGGTCATGATTCCCGATATAGCACTGTGGTTACCGAGCATCATGGATTAG
- the dctP gene encoding TRAP transporter substrate-binding protein DctP encodes MSKNINPTHMTMTTIKIMVIQMMKTTFLRTVLASAVVLGMTASAVQAKETIRVSTYVNESDIRYDGFKKFAELASQKSNGDLDIQIFPSSTLHGWSEGVDAVQGGVSDVSWIPADKRLACYRVTSLYPAAVSLENQVELDAEYAELMRSESAKVGLVPLINSNYSYDQEWWFEEPIKDLNNLDGKLVRSIGPLVSSMIESWGGKPVFVAPKEVFQSAERGVVDGINMGVATYSSWKLWSVMPYMVNANLFYGNIMYMMNKNKFESLSESNQTALLEAATEAETWLKPRYEDWVDQRVGNAVMKGGGAAVTVSQEARHSMIEKAQSSWDSEVDAACGKPLANKVRALFAKHAN; translated from the coding sequence ATGAGTAAGAACATAAACCCAACTCATATGACTATGACGACAATAAAAATAATGGTGATTCAAATGATGAAAACTACATTCTTACGAACAGTTTTAGCCAGTGCCGTTGTACTGGGCATGACAGCAAGCGCTGTTCAGGCAAAAGAAACGATTCGTGTATCCACCTACGTTAACGAGTCAGATATTCGTTATGACGGTTTTAAAAAGTTTGCTGAGTTGGCCAGCCAAAAATCTAATGGCGATTTAGACATACAGATTTTTCCATCGTCTACGTTACATGGTTGGAGTGAAGGTGTTGATGCCGTACAGGGCGGTGTGTCTGATGTTAGCTGGATTCCAGCCGATAAACGTCTTGCGTGTTATCGCGTGACATCCTTATACCCTGCCGCCGTAAGCCTTGAAAACCAAGTCGAACTGGATGCTGAGTATGCTGAGCTAATGCGTAGCGAGTCAGCCAAAGTCGGCTTGGTGCCGCTGATCAATTCTAACTACTCCTACGACCAAGAGTGGTGGTTCGAAGAGCCGATTAAAGATCTGAATAACTTGGACGGAAAACTGGTTCGATCGATCGGCCCATTGGTCAGTAGCATGATTGAATCCTGGGGTGGTAAGCCTGTGTTTGTTGCACCCAAAGAAGTCTTCCAGTCAGCGGAACGTGGCGTGGTCGATGGCATCAATATGGGAGTGGCAACCTACAGCTCATGGAAGCTGTGGAGCGTGATGCCCTACATGGTCAATGCCAACCTTTTCTACGGCAACATCATGTACATGATGAATAAAAACAAGTTCGAGTCACTCAGCGAAAGCAACCAAACCGCACTATTGGAAGCAGCAACAGAAGCAGAGACTTGGTTAAAGCCTCGCTATGAAGACTGGGTCGATCAACGTGTCGGTAACGCGGTTATGAAAGGCGGCGGTGCCGCTGTCACGGTCTCTCAAGAAGCCCGTCACTCAATGATCGAAAAGGCACAATCTTCATGGGATAGTGAAGTGGATGCGGCCTGCGGCAAACCTCTTGCTAACAAGGTTAGGGCTTTATTTGCTAAGCACGCTAACTAA
- a CDS encoding TRAP transporter small permease → MRQALARLLERLALVLLYCGGVIVLIQAVWISYGVFMRYVLDSPDGMVTEATALMLVPVAFFGLAYALSNDAYPKVTLLRDLLPIKVQGIIDRINLLIMTLTGMFFSVSACEAAYRAFHSGAASEILLWPRFYFWVPVAISLLIFTLLAIVRLLNYEHPSRRVDAVQEAP, encoded by the coding sequence ATGCGACAGGCATTGGCTCGACTACTAGAACGATTAGCACTGGTGCTGCTGTATTGCGGTGGTGTAATCGTCCTCATTCAGGCGGTTTGGATCAGTTATGGCGTATTCATGCGCTATGTACTGGATAGCCCTGACGGCATGGTGACTGAGGCAACAGCATTGATGCTAGTGCCTGTTGCATTCTTTGGGCTGGCGTATGCACTTAGCAACGACGCCTATCCAAAGGTCACATTGCTGCGGGATTTACTGCCTATCAAGGTGCAAGGAATCATCGATAGAATCAACCTGCTAATCATGACGCTTACTGGCATGTTTTTCAGTGTCTCCGCGTGTGAGGCTGCTTATCGCGCCTTTCATTCGGGGGCCGCTTCAGAGATTTTACTCTGGCCGCGGTTCTATTTCTGGGTTCCCGTTGCTATTTCATTGTTAATTTTTACCCTGCTAGCGATTGTTCGTTTACTTAACTACGAACATCCATCGCGCCGGGTAGATGCTGTACAGGAGGCTCCCTAA